One segment of Mycobacterium spongiae DNA contains the following:
- a CDS encoding DUF3060 domain-containing protein encodes MPAQRISDSSRPAAVALVFVALGLAGCSSTANPPATTTPPGPTLTTTVPSGATAPPTPTTGGTTTASIEIGNTLNYGSIATTATIDCADGKSLNVGGSDNTLTVTGTCATVTIGGTNNKIAFDEIDERLSVVGINNTITYHSGDPTIDNLGAGNSIERQ; translated from the coding sequence ATGCCCGCCCAACGGATTTCCGACTCATCGCGGCCAGCTGCAGTGGCGCTGGTCTTCGTCGCGCTAGGGCTGGCCGGCTGCAGCTCGACAGCCAATCCACCGGCAACAACGACGCCGCCCGGACCCACGCTGACCACGACGGTTCCCAGCGGCGCTACCGCCCCACCCACGCCCACGACTGGCGGAACCACAACCGCTTCGATCGAGATCGGCAACACACTGAACTACGGATCCATCGCGACTACCGCCACGATCGACTGCGCCGATGGCAAATCCCTGAACGTCGGCGGCTCGGACAACACTCTCACCGTGACCGGCACGTGCGCGACGGTGACCATCGGCGGCACAAACAACAAGATCGCTTTCGACGAGATCGACGAGCGCCTCAGCGTGGTGGGGATCAACAACACCATCACTTACCACAGTGGCGACCCGACGATCGACAACCTCGGGGCGGGCAACAGCATCGAGCGGCAGTGA
- a CDS encoding DUF3060 domain-containing protein yields MNGKTLAGSAAICAIAIAATLAAPPPVAHAKNGDTHVVGEGIERVVDCNDSTLFVNGTENMVTALGTCWAVTVMGSSNTVIADTIINDITAYGWDETVFFKNGDPFIWDRGRELGMVNRLQRVGS; encoded by the coding sequence GTGAATGGGAAGACCCTGGCCGGATCGGCAGCTATCTGTGCCATCGCCATCGCGGCGACACTGGCTGCCCCACCGCCGGTCGCCCATGCCAAGAACGGCGATACCCACGTGGTAGGCGAGGGCATCGAGCGAGTGGTGGATTGCAACGATTCCACCCTGTTCGTCAATGGCACGGAAAACATGGTCACCGCGCTGGGAACCTGCTGGGCGGTGACCGTGATGGGCTCCTCCAACACCGTTATCGCCGACACCATCATCAATGACATCACGGCCTACGGCTGGGACGAGACGGTGTTTTTCAAGAACGGTGACCCGTTCATCTGGGACCGTGGCCGCGAATTGGGCATGGTCAACCGGCTCCAGCGGGTCGGTAGCTAG
- a CDS encoding TetR/AcrR family transcriptional regulator, with translation MARPAKLSRDSIVDGALNFLDREGWDSLTINALATQLGTKGPSLYNHVESLEDLRRAVRIRVIDDIITMLNRVGEGRARDDAVLVMAGAYRSYAHHHPGRYSAFTRMPLGGEDPEYTAATRGAAGPVIAVLSSYGLDGEEAFYAALEFWSAMHGFVLLEMTGVMDDVDTDAVFTDMVLRLAAGMSTRTAHGETKPV, from the coding sequence ATCGCCCGCCCGGCCAAGCTGAGCCGCGACAGCATCGTCGACGGCGCCCTGAATTTCCTGGACCGGGAGGGTTGGGACTCGCTAACCATCAATGCGCTGGCGACACAGCTCGGGACCAAGGGGCCGTCGCTGTACAACCATGTGGAGAGCCTGGAAGACCTGCGCCGCGCGGTGCGGATTCGCGTCATCGACGACATCATCACGATGCTGAACAGGGTTGGCGAGGGGCGCGCCCGAGACGACGCGGTATTGGTCATGGCTGGTGCCTACCGCAGCTACGCCCATCACCACCCTGGGCGGTATTCGGCGTTCACCCGGATGCCGCTTGGCGGCGAGGACCCTGAGTACACCGCCGCGACCAGGGGCGCGGCCGGACCAGTTATCGCGGTGTTGTCCTCCTATGGCCTCGATGGCGAAGAGGCTTTCTATGCTGCGCTGGAGTTTTGGTCGGCAATGCACGGGTTCGTCTTGTTGGAGATGACTGGTGTCATGGACGACGTCGACACCGATGCGGTGTTCACCGACATGGTGCTCCGCCTGGCGGCTGGAATGAGCACACGCACTGCCCACGGCGAGACCAAGCCGGTCTAG
- the rpsL gene encoding 30S ribosomal protein S12 translates to MPTIQQLVRKGRRDKIAKVKTAALKGSPQRRGVCTRVYTTTPKKPNSALRKVARVKLTSQVEVTAYIPGEGHNLQEHSMVLVRGGRVKDLPGVRYKIIRGSLDTQGVKNRKQARSRYGAKKEKS, encoded by the coding sequence ATGCCAACCATTCAGCAGCTGGTCCGCAAGGGTCGTCGGGACAAGATCGCAAAGGTCAAGACCGCGGCTTTGAAGGGCAGCCCGCAGCGCCGTGGCGTGTGCACTCGCGTGTACACCACCACTCCGAAGAAGCCGAACTCGGCTCTTCGAAAGGTTGCTCGCGTGAAGCTGACAAGTCAGGTCGAGGTCACGGCTTACATCCCTGGTGAGGGTCACAACCTCCAAGAGCACTCGATGGTGTTGGTGCGTGGCGGTCGGGTCAAGGACCTGCCCGGTGTGCGGTACAAGATCATCCGCGGTTCGCTTGACACGCAGGGCGTGAAGAACCGCAAGCAGGCTCGCAGCCGTTACGGCGCCAAGAAGGAGAAGAGCTAA
- the rpsG gene encoding 30S ribosomal protein S7 has product MPRKGPAPKRPLVNDPVYGSLLVTQLVNKVLLKGKKSLAERIVYGALEHARDKTGTDPVVTLKRALDNVKPALEVRSRRVGGATYQVPVEVRPDRSTTLALRWLVGYSRQRREKTMIERLANEILDASNGLGASVKRREDTHKMAEANRAFAHYRW; this is encoded by the coding sequence ATGCCGCGCAAGGGGCCCGCGCCCAAGCGTCCGCTGGTCAACGACCCCGTCTACGGGTCGCTGCTGGTCACCCAGCTGGTGAACAAGGTCCTGTTGAAGGGGAAGAAATCGCTAGCCGAGCGCATTGTGTATGGAGCGCTTGAGCACGCCCGCGACAAGACCGGCACCGACCCGGTCGTCACCCTCAAGCGCGCTCTCGACAACGTCAAGCCTGCCCTGGAAGTGCGCAGCCGTCGCGTCGGCGGCGCGACCTATCAGGTGCCGGTCGAGGTGCGCCCCGACCGGTCGACCACGTTGGCGTTGCGCTGGCTGGTCGGCTATTCGCGGCAACGGCGAGAGAAGACGATGATCGAGCGCTTGGCGAATGAGATCCTCGATGCCAGCAATGGCCTCGGGGCTTCGGTGAAACGACGCGAAGACACGCACAAGATGGCCGAGGCGAACCGCGCCTTTGCGCATTATCGCTGGTAA
- the fusA gene encoding elongation factor G — MAQKDVLTDLTKVRNIGIMAHIDAGKTTTTERILYYTGISYKIGEVHDGAATMDWMEQEQERGITITSAATTCFWNDNQINIIDTPGHVDFTVEVERSLRVLDGAVAVFDGKEGVEPQSEQVWRQADKYDVPRICFVNKMDKIGADFYFSVKTMEERLGANVLPIQLPVGSEGDFEGVVDLVEMNAKVWRGETKLGETYDTVEIPSELAEKVDEYRTKLLEAVAETDEELLERYLGGEELTVAEIKGAIRKLTISSEAYPVLCGSAFKNKGVQPMLDAVIDYLPSPLDVPPALGHPPGKEDQEILRKPSTDEPFSALAFKVATHPFFGKLTYVRVYSGKVDSGSQVINATKGKKERLGKLFQMHSNKENPVDTASAGHIYAVIGLKDTTTGDTLSDPNQQIVLESMTFPDPVIEVAIEPKTKSDQEKLSLSIQKLAEEDPTFKVHLDQETGQTVIGGMGELHLDILVDRMRREFKVEANVGKPQVAYKETIRRVVESVEYTHKKQTGGSGQFAKVIIKLEPFTGEDGATYEFQSKVTGGRVPREYIPSVDAGAQDAMQYGVLAGYPLVNLKVTLLDGAFHEVDSSEMAFKIAGSQVMKKAAGQAQPVILEPIMAVEVTTPEDYMGDVIGDLNSRRGHIQAMEERSGARVVQAHVPLSEMFGYVGDLRSKTQGRANYSMVFDSYSEVPANVSKEIIAKATGE; from the coding sequence GTGGCACAGAAGGACGTGCTGACCGACCTGACGAAGGTCCGCAACATCGGGATCATGGCGCACATCGACGCCGGCAAGACCACGACGACGGAGCGCATCCTCTACTACACCGGGATCAGCTACAAGATCGGTGAGGTGCACGACGGTGCCGCCACCATGGACTGGATGGAGCAGGAGCAAGAGCGCGGCATCACCATCACCTCCGCAGCCACCACCTGCTTCTGGAATGACAACCAGATCAACATCATCGATACGCCCGGTCACGTCGATTTCACGGTTGAAGTCGAGCGCTCGCTGCGTGTTCTCGATGGCGCCGTCGCAGTGTTCGACGGCAAGGAAGGTGTCGAACCGCAATCCGAGCAGGTCTGGCGGCAGGCCGACAAGTATGACGTCCCGCGGATCTGCTTCGTCAACAAGATGGACAAGATCGGCGCCGATTTCTATTTCTCGGTGAAGACCATGGAGGAGCGCCTGGGCGCCAACGTCCTTCCGATCCAGCTGCCCGTGGGCTCCGAGGGGGACTTCGAAGGTGTCGTCGACCTAGTCGAGATGAACGCCAAGGTGTGGCGCGGCGAGACCAAGCTTGGCGAGACGTACGACACCGTCGAAATCCCGTCCGAACTGGCCGAGAAGGTGGACGAGTACCGCACCAAGCTGCTCGAGGCGGTTGCCGAAACCGACGAGGAACTGTTGGAGAGATACCTTGGCGGCGAGGAACTCACCGTCGCCGAGATCAAGGGCGCGATCCGCAAGCTGACGATCAGCTCGGAGGCCTACCCGGTGTTGTGCGGCAGCGCCTTCAAGAACAAGGGCGTGCAGCCGATGCTCGATGCGGTTATCGACTACCTGCCTTCGCCACTGGATGTGCCACCGGCGCTGGGCCACCCGCCCGGCAAGGAGGACCAGGAAATCCTGCGCAAGCCCTCGACCGACGAGCCGTTCTCGGCGCTGGCGTTCAAGGTCGCGACACATCCGTTCTTCGGCAAGCTGACCTACGTCCGGGTGTACTCCGGCAAGGTTGACTCTGGCAGCCAGGTCATCAACGCCACCAAAGGCAAGAAGGAACGCCTGGGCAAGCTGTTCCAGATGCACTCCAATAAGGAGAACCCGGTCGACACCGCCAGTGCCGGCCACATCTACGCGGTGATTGGCCTCAAGGACACCACCACCGGCGACACGCTGAGCGATCCGAACCAGCAGATCGTGCTGGAGTCGATGACCTTCCCCGATCCGGTGATCGAGGTGGCTATCGAGCCCAAGACGAAGAGCGACCAGGAAAAGCTGAGTCTGTCGATTCAAAAGCTCGCGGAAGAAGATCCGACCTTTAAGGTGCATCTCGATCAGGAGACCGGTCAGACCGTGATCGGTGGCATGGGTGAGCTGCACCTGGACATCTTGGTCGACCGGATGCGGCGGGAATTCAAGGTCGAGGCCAACGTCGGCAAGCCACAGGTCGCGTACAAGGAGACCATCCGCCGCGTGGTCGAGAGCGTCGAGTACACGCACAAGAAGCAGACCGGTGGTTCGGGCCAGTTCGCCAAGGTGATCATCAAACTCGAGCCGTTCACCGGCGAAGACGGCGCGACGTACGAATTCCAGAGCAAAGTCACTGGCGGTCGCGTCCCACGCGAGTACATCCCGTCGGTCGATGCCGGTGCACAGGACGCGATGCAGTACGGGGTCCTGGCGGGTTACCCGCTGGTGAACCTGAAGGTCACTCTGCTCGATGGTGCCTTTCACGAGGTCGACTCTTCGGAGATGGCCTTCAAGATCGCTGGTTCGCAGGTGATGAAGAAGGCAGCTGGGCAGGCCCAGCCGGTGATCCTGGAACCTATTATGGCTGTCGAGGTGACGACGCCCGAGGACTACATGGGCGACGTGATCGGCGACCTGAACTCCCGCCGTGGTCATATCCAGGCCATGGAGGAGCGGAGCGGGGCACGCGTCGTCCAGGCGCATGTGCCGCTGTCGGAAATGTTCGGCTACGTCGGCGACCTGCGGTCAAAGACTCAAGGCCGGGCGAACTACTCCATGGTGTTCGACTCGTACTCCGAAGTGCCGGCGAACGTGTCGAAGGAGATCATCGCGAAGGCGACGGGCGAGTGA
- the tuf gene encoding elongation factor Tu, with translation MAKAKFQRTKPHVNIGTIGHVDHGKTTLTAAITKVLHDKYPELNESKAFDQIDNAPEERQRGITINIAHVEYQTDKRHYAHVDAPGHADYIKNMITGAAQMDGAILVVAATDGPMPQTREHVLLARQVGVPYILVALNKADAVDDEELIELVEMEVRELLAAQEFDEEAPVVRVSALKALEGDPKWVKSVEELMEAVDDSIPDPVRDTEKPFLMPVEDVFTITGRGTVVTGRVERGIININEEVEIVGIRPDTTKTTVTGVEMFRKLLDQGQAGDNVGLLLRGVKREDVERGQVVTKPGTTTPHTEFEGQVYILAKDEGGRHTPFFNNYRPQFYFRTTDVTGVVTLPEGTEMVMPGDNTNISVKLIQPVAMDEGLRFAIREGGRTVGAGRVTKIIK, from the coding sequence GTGGCGAAGGCGAAGTTCCAGCGGACCAAGCCCCACGTCAACATCGGGACCATCGGTCACGTTGACCACGGCAAGACCACCCTGACCGCGGCTATCACCAAGGTGCTGCATGATAAGTATCCCGAGCTGAACGAGTCGAAGGCGTTCGATCAGATCGACAACGCCCCCGAGGAGCGTCAGCGCGGTATCACCATCAACATCGCGCACGTGGAGTACCAGACCGACAAGCGTCACTATGCACACGTTGACGCCCCGGGTCACGCCGACTACATCAAGAACATGATCACCGGTGCCGCCCAGATGGATGGTGCGATCCTGGTGGTCGCCGCCACTGACGGCCCGATGCCGCAGACTCGTGAGCACGTGCTTCTCGCACGTCAGGTGGGCGTGCCGTACATCCTGGTGGCCCTGAACAAGGCTGACGCCGTTGACGACGAGGAGCTCATTGAGCTCGTCGAGATGGAGGTCCGCGAGCTGCTGGCCGCCCAGGAGTTCGACGAGGAAGCCCCGGTCGTCCGCGTCTCGGCGCTCAAGGCCCTCGAGGGTGACCCGAAGTGGGTCAAGTCGGTCGAGGAACTGATGGAAGCGGTCGACGACTCGATTCCGGACCCGGTGCGCGACACCGAAAAGCCGTTCCTGATGCCAGTCGAGGACGTCTTCACGATCACCGGCCGCGGCACCGTTGTTACCGGTCGTGTCGAGCGCGGCATCATCAACATCAACGAGGAAGTCGAGATCGTCGGTATCCGCCCGGACACCACCAAGACGACCGTCACCGGCGTGGAGATGTTCCGCAAGCTGCTCGACCAGGGGCAGGCCGGCGACAACGTCGGTTTGTTGCTGCGTGGTGTGAAGCGTGAGGACGTCGAACGTGGCCAGGTCGTGACCAAGCCCGGCACCACTACCCCGCACACCGAGTTCGAAGGCCAGGTCTACATCCTGGCCAAGGACGAAGGTGGCCGGCACACGCCGTTCTTCAACAACTACCGTCCGCAGTTCTACTTCCGTACCACCGACGTAACTGGCGTGGTGACGCTGCCGGAGGGAACTGAAATGGTGATGCCTGGCGACAACACCAACATCTCGGTCAAGCTGATTCAGCCCGTCGCCATGGACGAAGGTCTGCGCTTCGCGATCCGCGAGGGGGGCCGCACGGTCGGCGCCGGCCGGGTCACCAAGATCATCAAGTAG